A window of the Hordeum vulgare subsp. vulgare chromosome 5H, MorexV3_pseudomolecules_assembly, whole genome shotgun sequence genome harbors these coding sequences:
- the LOC123452509 gene encoding uncharacterized protein LOC123452509 has product MMRLLPCFCVCFVVLVLVGGSSPADPRAERCPLHHRRQLEDGGGGSMQATAVASKATAVRPPQEIADLVVYGTSKRLSPGGSNPQHHH; this is encoded by the coding sequence ATGATGAGGCTACTCCCGTGCTTCTGCGTCTGtttcgtcgtcctcgtcctcgtcggcgGCTCCTCCCCGGCCGATCCCCGCGCCGAGCGCTGCCCGCTGCACCACCGCAGGCAGctcgaggacggcggcggcggcagcatgCAGGCGACGGCGGTGGCGAGCAAAGCGACCGCAGTACGGCCGCCGCAAGAGATCGCCGATCTGGTCGTCTATGGGACCTCCAAGAGGCTCAGTCCTGGAGGATccaaccctcagcaccaccactga